Proteins encoded together in one Lathyrus oleraceus cultivar Zhongwan6 chromosome 5, CAAS_Psat_ZW6_1.0, whole genome shotgun sequence window:
- the LOC127082897 gene encoding uncharacterized protein LOC127082897, with the protein MAYQSIQGPSSGSSSSSGFQLLNSPFGDTTYTKVFVGGLAWETQSETMRRYFDQFGDILEAVVITDKNTGRSKGYGFVTFRDPEAARRACADPSPVIDGRRANCNLASLGRPRPPIPYGRIRPASPYVGSLQPARGAYVGSYGYQQPLSYGYQQGMVYPPYGYTAYGPEYVYPQSMYNPYVGQQYLQIYGVPGGANTAIYPYGQLGQAIPGGHGYTAMQGYTVPAHQIVPYGGSNVNAMTTSPVPAIQASYPSGIGAPVPGQQFIVSPQFIQGSGPDQTAG; encoded by the exons atggcGTATCAATCGATTCAGGGTCCGAGTTCGGGATCGAGTTCGAGTTCAGGGTTTCAATTGTTGAATTCTCCGTTTGGAGATACCACTTATACTAAGGTATTTGTTGGGGGATTGGCGTGGGAGACGCAGAGCGAAACTATGCGCCGTTACTTTGATCAATTTGGGGATATTCTTGAAGCCGTTGTTATTACTGATAAGAATACAGGAAGATCTAAAGGCTATGGTTTT GTGACTTTCCGTGATCCAGAAGCTGCTAGGAGAGCCTGTGCTGATCCAAGTCCTGTTATTGATGGTAGAAGGGCTAACTGTAATTTGGCTTCGCTTGGTCGTCCGCGACCTCCTATCCCTTATG GACGGATAAGACCAGCATCCCCTTATGTTGGAAGTTTGCAACCAGCTCGTGGTGCTTACGTTGGAAGTTATGGCTACCAGCAACCACTTTCCTATGGCTATCAACAAGGAATGGTTTATCCTCCTTATGG GTATACGGCATATGGACCTGAATACGTCTACCCACAG AGTATGTACAACCCTTACGTGGGTCAACAATACCTTCAGATATATGGCGTGCCGGGTGGGGCGAACACAGCCATTTATCCTTATGGACAATTGGGTCAAGCTATTCCTGGCGGTCATGGTTATACAGCAATGCAGGGTTATACAGTACCAGCTCATCAGATTGTTCCCTATGGTGGATCcaatgttaatgcaatgacaACTTCACCTGTGCCTGCCATTCAAGCCTCATATCCTAGCG GAATCGGTGCACCCGTTCCAGGCCAACAATTTATTGTTTCTCCTCAGTTCATACAAGGTAGCGGTCCTGACCAAACAGCTGGTTGA